A DNA window from Actinomadura coerulea contains the following coding sequences:
- the rpmD gene encoding 50S ribosomal protein L30, with protein MSNLKITQTKSVISEKQNQRDTLRTLGLKKIGQSVVREDRPEVLGMIRTVAHLVAVEEVD; from the coding sequence GTGAGCAACCTGAAGATCACGCAGACCAAGTCCGTGATCAGCGAGAAGCAGAACCAGCGTGACACGCTGCGCACCCTGGGCCTGAAGAAGATCGGGCAGAGCGTGGTCCGCGAGGACCGCCCCGAGGTGCTCGGCATGATCCGGACGGTGGCGCACCTGGTCGCCGTCGAGGAGGTCGACTGA
- a CDS encoding adenylate kinase yields the protein MRIVLVGPPGAGKGTQAQFIASHLSVPKISTGDIFRANVSGGTPLGRQAKQYMDRGDLVPDEVTIAMVRDRLGEDDARDGFLLDGFPRNVPQAETLKKILAEWDTRLDIVLELVVDEDEVVRRLSGRRTCDKCGRIWHVDFDDKQDDICDDCGGRLFQRDDDKEEVVMHRLEVYRHDTAPLVQFYADENILVGIDATGPVEEVTKRALTALRPLEK from the coding sequence GTGCGTATCGTCCTGGTGGGCCCCCCGGGTGCGGGCAAGGGGACGCAGGCCCAGTTCATCGCATCTCACCTGTCGGTCCCGAAGATCTCGACAGGTGACATCTTCCGCGCGAACGTCAGCGGCGGGACGCCGCTCGGCCGGCAGGCCAAGCAGTACATGGACCGGGGCGACCTCGTCCCCGACGAGGTCACGATCGCGATGGTCCGCGACCGGCTCGGCGAGGACGACGCCCGCGACGGCTTCCTGCTGGACGGGTTTCCGCGCAACGTCCCGCAGGCCGAGACGCTGAAGAAGATCCTCGCCGAGTGGGACACCCGCCTCGACATCGTGCTGGAACTCGTCGTCGACGAGGACGAGGTCGTCCGGCGGCTGTCGGGCCGGCGCACCTGCGACAAGTGCGGCCGGATCTGGCACGTCGACTTCGACGACAAGCAGGACGACATCTGCGACGACTGCGGCGGTCGCCTGTTCCAGCGGGACGACGACAAGGAAGAGGTCGTCATGCACCGCCTGGAGGTGTACCGGCACGACACGGCGCCGCTGGTGCAGTTCTACGCCGACGAGAACATCCTCGTCGGCATCGACGCGACGGGGCCGGTCGAAGAGGTCACCAAGCGCGCCCTCACCGCGCTGCGCCCACTGGAGAAGTGA
- the secY gene encoding preprotein translocase subunit SecY: MVLTAFARAFRTPDLRKKIFFTLFMIVVFRIGSILPTPNVNVKVLKETADAAKGSNQLYGLVDLFSGGALLKLSVFALGIMPYITASIILQLLTVVIPRLEALKKEGQAGTTKITQYTRYLTVGLAILQATGIVAMASTGQLFQGISGSGDILYDKGIFPIITMVIIMVAGTTVIMWLGELVTDRGVGNGMSILIFTQVVAVFPAQFWSIYKTKNGFVFAVVVLVGLAIMAGVVFVEQAQRRIPVQYAKRMVGRRMYGGTSTYIPLKVNQAGIIPIIFASSLLYLPVLATQLWPETKWLQKVQPYLQQDNAWHMGIFFVFIIFFTYFYVAITFNPTEVADNMKKYGGFIPGIRPGRPTAEYLDFVLTRITTPGALYLGLVSLIPMVAFALMKASSDFPFGGTSILIVVGVGLDTVKQIESQLQQRNYEGFLR, translated from the coding sequence ATGGTGCTGACCGCGTTCGCTCGGGCTTTCCGTACGCCTGACCTGCGTAAGAAAATCTTTTTCACGTTGTTCATGATCGTGGTGTTCAGGATCGGCTCGATCCTGCCGACGCCCAACGTGAACGTGAAGGTGCTGAAGGAGACCGCGGACGCGGCCAAGGGCAGCAACCAGCTCTACGGGCTGGTCGACCTGTTCAGCGGCGGCGCGCTGCTGAAGCTGTCGGTCTTCGCGCTCGGCATCATGCCGTACATCACGGCCAGCATCATCTTGCAGCTGCTGACGGTGGTGATCCCTCGACTGGAGGCCCTGAAGAAGGAGGGCCAGGCCGGTACGACGAAGATCACCCAGTACACCCGGTACCTGACGGTCGGGCTGGCGATCCTGCAGGCGACCGGCATCGTCGCGATGGCGAGCACGGGTCAGTTGTTCCAGGGCATCTCCGGTAGCGGCGACATCCTGTACGACAAGGGTATCTTCCCGATCATCACGATGGTGATCATTATGGTGGCGGGCACGACCGTCATCATGTGGCTGGGCGAGCTCGTCACCGACCGCGGCGTCGGCAACGGCATGTCCATCCTGATCTTCACCCAGGTGGTGGCGGTCTTCCCCGCCCAGTTCTGGAGCATCTACAAGACCAAGAACGGGTTCGTCTTCGCGGTCGTGGTCCTGGTGGGTCTGGCGATCATGGCCGGGGTGGTGTTCGTCGAGCAGGCGCAGCGGCGCATCCCCGTCCAGTACGCCAAGCGGATGGTCGGGCGCCGCATGTACGGCGGCACGTCGACCTACATTCCGCTGAAGGTCAACCAGGCCGGCATCATCCCGATCATCTTCGCGTCCTCGCTGCTCTACCTGCCGGTTCTGGCCACCCAGTTGTGGCCCGAGACCAAGTGGCTGCAAAAGGTGCAGCCCTATCTCCAGCAGGACAACGCCTGGCACATGGGGATCTTCTTCGTCTTCATCATCTTCTTCACGTACTTCTATGTGGCGATCACCTTCAACCCCACTGAAGTCGCCGACAACATGAAGAAGTATGGTGGATTCATCCCAGGTATCCGTCCTGGTCGGCCGACCGCCGAGTACCTCGACTTCGTGCTGACCCGGATCACCACACCCGGTGCGCTCTACCTGGGGCTCGTGTCCCTCATCCCGATGGTGGCCTTCGCACTCATGAAGGCGAGCTCGGACTTCCCGTTCGGCGGCACGAGCATCCTCATCGTCGTCGGCGTCGGACTGGATACCGTGAAGCAGATCGAGAGTCAGCTCCAGCAGCGCAACTACGAGGGCTTCCTCCGGTAG
- the rplO gene encoding 50S ribosomal protein L15, which translates to MAADLGKDSSAETEGAPLKVHDLRPAPGANKAKTRKGRGEASKGKTAGRGTKGTKARSTVPVGFEGGQMPLIRRVPKLKGFKNPNRVEFQVVNLDKLSALYPEGGEVTAEDLAAKGAVRRGRPVKILGTGDISVAVQVKAHAFSGAAKEKIAAAGGSADEL; encoded by the coding sequence ATGGCGGCTGATCTCGGTAAGGACTCCTCCGCGGAGACCGAGGGCGCCCCGCTGAAGGTGCACGACCTGCGTCCGGCCCCCGGCGCCAACAAGGCCAAGACCCGCAAGGGCCGCGGCGAGGCGTCCAAGGGCAAGACCGCCGGTCGCGGCACCAAGGGCACCAAGGCCCGCAGCACCGTCCCCGTCGGTTTCGAGGGCGGCCAGATGCCCCTGATCCGCCGGGTTCCGAAGCTCAAGGGCTTCAAGAACCCGAACCGGGTCGAGTTCCAGGTCGTGAACCTGGACAAGCTCTCCGCGCTCTACCCCGAGGGCGGCGAGGTCACGGCTGAGGACCTGGCGGCCAAGGGCGCGGTGCGCCGCGGCCGTCCGGTCAAGATCCTCGGTACGGGCGACATCTCCGTCGCGGTCCAGGTGAAGGCGCACGCCTTCTCCGGCGCCGCGAAGGAGAAGATCGCCGCGGCCGGCGGATCCGCCGACGAGCTGTAA